The following proteins are encoded in a genomic region of Streptomyces gobiensis:
- a CDS encoding ROK family transcriptional regulator — METPGSQSSLHRANLERVVRAVRMAGSLTQAEIARTTGLSAATVSNIVRELKDSGTVDVTPTSAGGRRARSVSLSGDAGIVVGVDFGHSHLRVAIGNLAHKVLAEEAEPIDVDASAAQGFDRAEQLVERLISATGVRREKVIGVGLGVPGPIDVETGVLGSTAILPGWTGTNPRDELTARLGVPVHVDNDANLGALGELVWGSGRGVADLAYIKVASGVGAGLVMGGQIYRGPGGTAGEIGHITLDESGPVCRCGNRGCLETFTAARYVLPLLTPSHGPDLTMPQVVALAREGDPGCRRVVADIGRHIGSGVANLCNLLNPSRVVLGGDLAEAGELVLDPIRDSVTRYAIPSAARQLSVVPGALGGRAEVLGALALVLNEMGDAPLLEAAQDTVPASV, encoded by the coding sequence GTGGAGACACCGGGCTCGCAGTCCTCGCTGCACCGGGCCAATCTGGAGCGGGTCGTACGGGCCGTACGGATGGCGGGGTCGCTGACGCAGGCGGAGATCGCCCGGACGACCGGGCTCTCCGCCGCTACCGTCTCCAACATCGTCCGGGAGCTCAAGGACAGCGGCACGGTCGACGTCACCCCCACCTCCGCCGGAGGCCGCCGGGCGCGCAGCGTCTCGCTCTCCGGGGACGCGGGCATCGTCGTGGGCGTCGACTTCGGTCACTCCCATCTGCGGGTCGCCATCGGAAACCTGGCGCACAAGGTGCTCGCCGAGGAGGCCGAGCCGATCGATGTGGACGCCTCCGCCGCCCAGGGCTTCGACCGGGCGGAGCAGCTGGTCGAGCGGCTGATCAGCGCGACCGGCGTCCGGCGGGAGAAGGTCATCGGCGTGGGTCTCGGCGTCCCCGGGCCGATCGATGTGGAGACCGGGGTACTCGGTTCCACCGCGATCCTGCCGGGCTGGACCGGCACCAATCCCCGCGATGAGCTCACCGCCCGGCTCGGTGTGCCCGTCCATGTGGACAACGACGCGAACCTCGGCGCCCTCGGTGAGCTGGTCTGGGGCAGCGGCCGTGGCGTCGCCGATCTGGCGTACATCAAGGTCGCGAGCGGTGTTGGCGCGGGTCTGGTGATGGGCGGTCAGATCTACCGCGGCCCCGGTGGCACCGCCGGTGAGATCGGGCATATCACCCTGGATGAGTCCGGCCCGGTGTGCCGCTGCGGCAACCGCGGCTGTCTGGAGACCTTTACCGCCGCACGCTATGTGCTGCCCCTGCTGACGCCCAGCCACGGCCCGGACCTCACCATGCCCCAGGTGGTGGCACTCGCCCGCGAAGGTGACCCGGGGTGCCGCCGGGTGGTGGCCGATATCGGGAGGCACATCGGCAGCGGCGTCGCCAACCTCTGCAATCTCCTGAACCCGAGCCGGGTTGTCCTCGGCGGCGATCTCGCGGAGGCCGGTGAGCTGGTACTCGACCCGATCCGGGACTCCGTGACGCGCTACGCCATCCCCAGCGCCGCCCGGCAGCTGTCCGTGGTGCCCGGCGCACTGGGCGGGCGCGCGGAGGTCCTGGGCGCGCTCGCGCTCGTCCTCAACGAGATGGGTGACGCTCCCCTGCTGGAGGCGGCACAGGACACGGTTCCCGCGTCCGTCTGA
- a CDS encoding ABC transporter ATP-binding protein has protein sequence MSTVSGYVIQCGGLTKRFGSLTALDRLDLEIPAGMVFGYLGPNGAGKTTTLRMVMGLSKPSEGKVRVLGADPWAPRQRAVRDRIGYLPGELRMDDRLTAMGQLTHWARMRETPVDPAYRDALIERLGLNPTRPVRTLSTGNRRKVGLVGAFMSRPELLVLDEPTSGLDPLVQREFIRMVQEVREDGRTVLLSSHILSEVERLAERVAVLRAGELVMEGSVDELRGTARQRLEATFKDTPPTAELAELAGVLDVEAEGSTLRCTVQEPIAPVLEILARHGALTLVAPQPEIEDVFLRLYGSEPDAAQDGKANTAGNGEVAS, from the coding sequence GTGAGCACAGTGAGCGGATACGTGATCCAGTGCGGCGGGCTGACCAAGAGGTTCGGTTCCTTAACCGCCTTGGACCGGCTGGACTTGGAGATTCCGGCCGGGATGGTCTTCGGGTATCTCGGCCCCAACGGGGCGGGCAAGACCACCACACTCCGGATGGTCATGGGCCTGTCGAAACCCAGCGAGGGCAAGGTCAGGGTCCTGGGCGCCGATCCGTGGGCCCCCCGGCAGCGCGCCGTTCGGGACCGGATCGGCTATCTCCCGGGCGAACTGCGGATGGACGACCGGCTGACGGCGATGGGTCAGCTCACCCACTGGGCCAGGATGAGAGAGACCCCCGTGGACCCGGCGTACCGGGACGCGCTGATCGAGCGGCTGGGACTGAACCCCACCCGTCCGGTGCGCACCCTGTCCACCGGCAACCGGCGCAAGGTGGGGCTGGTGGGGGCCTTTATGTCCCGGCCGGAACTGCTGGTCCTGGACGAACCGACCAGCGGTCTGGATCCCTTGGTACAGCGGGAGTTCATCCGGATGGTGCAGGAGGTACGGGAGGACGGGCGGACCGTGCTGCTGTCCTCACACATTCTCTCCGAAGTCGAGCGGCTCGCCGAGCGGGTGGCGGTACTGAGAGCGGGGGAGCTGGTCATGGAGGGATCGGTGGATGAACTGCGGGGCACGGCCCGGCAGCGGCTGGAGGCCACCTTCAAGGACACGCCGCCCACCGCGGAGCTGGCGGAGCTGGCGGGCGTGCTGGACGTCGAGGCCGAGGGCAGCACGCTGCGGTGCACCGTACAGGAGCCGATCGCACCGGTGCTGGAGATCCTCGCCCGGCATGGGGCGTTGACGCTGGTGGCACCCCAGCCGGAGATCGAGGATGTCTTCCTTCGGCTCTACGGCTCCGAGCCGGACGCGGCGCAGGACGGGAAGGCGAACACGGCGGGCAACGGGGAGGTGGCGTCATGA
- a CDS encoding ATP-binding cassette domain-containing protein — MPNEPVLALRGVSKRFGAVQALTEVELEVHAGEVVALVGDNGAGKSTLVKAIAGVGPADEGVLAWEGEPVQIARPHDAQELGIATVYQDLALCDNLDVVGNLFLGREIMRSGILDEVEMERRSRELLDTLSIRIPSVRIPVASLSGGQRQVVAIARSMLGEPKLVILDEPTAALGVEQTAQVLDLVERLRERGLAVILISHNMADVKAVADQVAVLRLGRNNGVFEVANTSQEEIISAITGATDNAVTRRKARTAEGKQ, encoded by the coding sequence GTGCCGAACGAACCCGTGCTCGCGTTGCGCGGAGTCTCCAAGCGCTTCGGCGCCGTACAGGCGCTCACCGAAGTCGAGTTGGAGGTCCACGCCGGTGAGGTGGTCGCCCTCGTCGGCGACAACGGCGCCGGGAAGTCCACCCTCGTCAAGGCGATCGCCGGAGTCGGCCCCGCCGACGAGGGAGTCCTGGCGTGGGAGGGCGAGCCTGTCCAGATCGCCCGCCCGCATGACGCCCAGGAGCTGGGCATCGCGACCGTTTACCAGGATCTCGCGCTGTGCGACAACCTCGATGTGGTCGGCAACCTCTTCCTCGGCCGCGAGATCATGCGCTCCGGCATCCTCGACGAGGTCGAGATGGAGCGCCGCAGCCGTGAGCTGCTGGACACCCTCTCGATCCGTATCCCCAGCGTCCGTATCCCGGTGGCCTCGCTCTCCGGCGGCCAGCGGCAAGTCGTCGCCATCGCCCGGTCAATGCTCGGCGAGCCCAAGCTGGTCATCCTCGACGAGCCCACCGCCGCCCTCGGCGTCGAACAGACCGCGCAGGTCCTCGATCTGGTGGAGCGGCTGCGGGAACGCGGCCTCGCCGTGATCCTCATCAGCCACAACATGGCCGACGTCAAGGCGGTCGCCGACCAGGTGGCGGTCCTCCGGCTGGGCCGTAACAACGGCGTCTTCGAGGTCGCGAACACCTCACAGGAAGAGATCATCTCCGCCATCACCGGCGCCACGGACAACGCCGTGACCCGCCGCAAGGCGCGCACCGCGGAGGGAAAGCAGTGA
- a CDS encoding sugar ABC transporter permease — translation MTTDLSKSPGDSPGPGVPANGNGAAPAGVTPVDPRLLVREQGFMGYLTEFKRKMRSGELGSVPVVIGLIVIWAIFQSLDSNFLSAQNLSNLSVYVVGTGLISVGIVFVLLLGEIDLSVGSVSGLAGAVFAVLAVNHGVAEWLALLLALVTGALAGAVHGFFFARIGVPAFVVTLAGLLAWNGLMLQVLDTSGTINLDDDGLVTTMTSYYFTDVAAAYGLALVAVLTFFAAQFLDSRRRDAAGVPSRPLSEILARTGVLAVLAFVTAYTLNQYKGLPLALLIFLVVLVAFDLLLRRTSYGRKVFALGGNTEAARRAGINVAAVRISVFSLAGTMAAFGGLMIASRIAAANQGAGSGNLLMEAIAAAVIGGTSLFGGRGKVWSALLGMLVIGSIANGLALVGSPAHVQYMITGGVLLAAVVIDSVSRRTQRTAGRT, via the coding sequence GTGACTACCGACCTCTCCAAGTCCCCCGGGGACAGCCCCGGACCCGGCGTCCCCGCGAACGGCAATGGCGCCGCCCCGGCCGGGGTCACCCCCGTCGATCCCAGGCTGCTCGTACGTGAGCAGGGCTTCATGGGCTATCTCACCGAGTTCAAGCGCAAGATGCGCAGCGGTGAACTCGGCTCGGTCCCCGTCGTCATCGGGCTGATCGTCATCTGGGCGATCTTCCAGTCGCTCGACTCGAACTTCCTGTCCGCGCAGAACCTCAGCAACCTCTCCGTCTATGTCGTCGGCACCGGGCTGATCTCCGTCGGTATCGTCTTCGTGCTGCTGCTCGGCGAGATCGATCTGTCGGTCGGCTCGGTCAGCGGTCTGGCGGGCGCTGTCTTCGCCGTGCTCGCCGTCAACCACGGTGTGGCCGAGTGGCTCGCCCTGCTCCTCGCGCTGGTCACCGGCGCGTTGGCCGGTGCGGTCCACGGCTTCTTCTTCGCCCGTATCGGCGTCCCCGCCTTCGTGGTCACCCTGGCCGGGCTGCTCGCCTGGAACGGTCTGATGCTGCAGGTGCTCGACACCAGCGGCACCATCAACCTCGATGACGACGGTCTGGTCACCACCATGACCAGCTACTACTTCACCGATGTGGCCGCCGCCTACGGTCTCGCGCTGGTCGCGGTCCTCACCTTCTTCGCCGCGCAGTTCCTGGACAGCCGCCGCCGGGACGCGGCCGGTGTGCCCTCGCGCCCGCTGAGCGAGATCCTCGCCCGTACGGGCGTACTGGCGGTCCTCGCCTTCGTCACCGCGTACACGCTCAACCAGTACAAGGGGCTGCCGCTCGCACTGCTGATCTTCCTGGTGGTGCTGGTCGCTTTTGACCTGCTGCTGCGCCGTACATCGTACGGCCGCAAGGTGTTCGCGCTGGGCGGCAATACGGAGGCCGCCCGCCGCGCCGGTATCAACGTCGCGGCGGTCCGTATCTCCGTCTTCTCCCTCGCGGGCACCATGGCCGCCTTCGGCGGCCTGATGATCGCCTCCCGGATCGCGGCGGCGAACCAGGGCGCGGGGTCCGGCAACCTCCTGATGGAGGCCATCGCCGCCGCCGTCATCGGCGGCACCAGCCTCTTCGGTGGCCGCGGCAAGGTGTGGTCCGCGCTGCTCGGCATGCTGGTGATCGGTTCGATCGCCAACGGTCTGGCGCTGGTGGGCAGCCCTGCGCATGTCCAGTACATGATTACGGGTGGGGTGCTGCTGGCGGCGGTCGTCATCGACTCGGTCTCCCGCCGGACCCAGAGGACGGCGGGCCGCACGTAG
- a CDS encoding substrate-binding domain-containing protein yields MNATLRRAAVALTATAMAVSLAACGSAKEANGKQGSGEKKKDGPLTIGLLLPEDQTARYENFDKPLIEAKIKELCSDCEVTYVNAKQDASVQQQQMDSMITKKVDVIILDAVDAKSVSGSVRKADSAGIPVVAYDRLAEGPISAYTSFDNEEVGKVQGQALLDAIGDKADDGQIVMMNGSPTDPNAAMFKKGAKSVLNGKVKVGKSYDTTKWEPSEAHKNMNGAISAIGKKNIVGVYSANDGMAGGIITALKGAGFDKLPPVTGQDAELAGVQRIVAGEQHMSVYKPYKPEADAAAEMAIALARGEELKAETTVDSPTTKGVPATLIAPISLTVDNIEKTVLKDGLYELKQICTPKYEAACAKAGLTG; encoded by the coding sequence ATGAACGCGACGCTGCGTCGTGCCGCCGTTGCTCTGACCGCCACCGCCATGGCCGTCTCGCTCGCCGCCTGTGGCAGTGCCAAGGAAGCGAATGGAAAGCAGGGTTCGGGCGAGAAGAAGAAGGACGGTCCGCTCACCATCGGCCTGCTGCTGCCGGAGGACCAGACCGCCCGCTATGAGAACTTCGACAAGCCCCTCATAGAGGCGAAGATCAAGGAGCTGTGCTCCGACTGCGAGGTGACCTATGTCAACGCCAAGCAGGACGCCTCCGTCCAGCAGCAGCAGATGGACTCAATGATCACGAAGAAGGTCGACGTGATCATCCTGGACGCGGTGGACGCCAAGTCCGTCTCGGGATCGGTCAGGAAGGCGGACAGTGCCGGCATCCCCGTCGTCGCCTATGACCGGCTCGCCGAGGGCCCGATCTCCGCCTACACCTCCTTCGACAACGAAGAGGTCGGCAAGGTCCAGGGCCAGGCCCTGCTCGACGCGATCGGCGACAAGGCCGATGACGGCCAGATCGTCATGATGAACGGCTCACCGACCGACCCCAACGCGGCGATGTTCAAGAAGGGCGCGAAGTCCGTCCTCAACGGCAAGGTGAAGGTGGGCAAGTCCTACGACACCACCAAGTGGGAGCCCAGCGAGGCCCACAAGAACATGAACGGCGCCATCTCGGCGATCGGCAAGAAGAACATCGTCGGTGTCTACTCGGCCAATGACGGCATGGCGGGCGGCATCATCACCGCGCTCAAGGGCGCGGGCTTCGACAAGCTCCCGCCGGTCACCGGGCAGGACGCCGAGCTGGCCGGTGTCCAGCGCATCGTCGCCGGTGAGCAGCACATGAGCGTCTACAAGCCGTACAAGCCCGAGGCTGACGCGGCGGCGGAGATGGCCATCGCGCTGGCCCGTGGCGAGGAGCTCAAGGCCGAGACCACGGTGGACAGCCCGACCACCAAGGGTGTCCCCGCGACCCTCATCGCCCCCATCTCGCTGACCGTGGACAACATCGAGAAGACGGTGCTCAAGGACGGCCTCTACGAGCTGAAGCAGATCTGCACGCCGAAGTACGAAGCCGCTTGTGCGAAGGCGGGCCTGACCGGCTGA
- a CDS encoding response regulator: MIVDSHPSMRLALSTLVESRLQMPVVSAVATANQALSEIQQKRPSVIVTELQFGDTRQGATLCRHVHSLPLRPRVMVFSGCSSSKEVAAILTSGADSFVHKSASIPELVDAIRQTARGQRVWLFGEDGRRGEPARQTLAPLTPLTVREEQILALLLRRYTNAEIAQELALAGQTVKNHVSNILHKVGIRNRRELFRCETVPPA, encoded by the coding sequence ATGATCGTAGACAGCCATCCCTCCATGCGCTTGGCGCTCAGTACGTTGGTTGAGTCCCGCCTTCAGATGCCCGTCGTCAGTGCCGTCGCCACGGCAAATCAAGCACTGTCTGAAATTCAACAAAAGCGCCCCAGCGTCATCGTCACCGAATTACAGTTCGGGGACACGCGGCAGGGCGCCACCCTGTGCCGGCACGTCCACTCACTCCCCCTCCGGCCGCGGGTCATGGTGTTCTCCGGCTGTAGCTCCTCCAAAGAGGTCGCCGCCATTCTGACCTCCGGAGCCGACAGCTTTGTACACAAGAGCGCATCGATACCCGAGCTGGTGGACGCGATCCGGCAGACAGCACGAGGGCAGCGGGTGTGGCTGTTCGGCGAGGACGGAAGGCGGGGCGAACCGGCCCGTCAGACACTGGCCCCGCTGACGCCACTCACCGTTCGGGAAGAGCAGATACTGGCGCTGCTGCTCCGGCGCTATACGAATGCCGAGATTGCTCAGGAATTAGCGCTGGCTGGCCAGACGGTGAAGAATCACGTCAGCAACATTTTGCACAAGGTGGGCATACGGAACCGCCGGGAGCTTTTTCGCTGCGAGACCGTTCCACCGGCCTGA
- a CDS encoding GbsR/MarR family transcriptional regulator: protein MPDSELDAFVEDVAGHFAADGLPLGAGRIIGYLLVCEPAERTAGQLASELKASAGSVSTNLRRLLDTGLVRRRTRAGQRSAVYRLNRDCWLALMRREAERLSTFRILAEKGLAALGEERDTERGGRLREAYELYRRLEEDLASMWERWDVRGHESKVTRRAE from the coding sequence ATGCCTGACAGCGAGCTCGACGCCTTCGTAGAAGATGTCGCGGGCCACTTCGCGGCGGACGGCCTGCCGTTGGGCGCGGGGCGGATCATCGGGTATCTGCTCGTATGCGAACCAGCGGAGCGCACCGCGGGCCAGCTCGCCTCGGAGCTCAAGGCCAGCGCGGGGTCGGTGTCCACCAATCTGCGCCGGCTGCTGGACACCGGCCTGGTGCGGCGGCGGACCCGGGCCGGACAGCGCAGCGCCGTCTACCGCCTGAACCGCGACTGCTGGCTGGCCCTGATGCGCCGGGAGGCCGAACGGCTGAGCACCTTCCGGATTCTGGCGGAGAAGGGTCTGGCCGCGCTCGGGGAGGAGCGGGATACCGAACGGGGCGGCCGACTGCGCGAGGCGTATGAGCTGTACCGGAGGCTGGAAGAGGACCTGGCGTCGATGTGGGAGCGCTGGGACGTACGGGGACACGAATCGAAGGTCACAAGGCGAGCAGAGTGA
- a CDS encoding ABC transporter permease, with the protein MSARGEVVVYTARRLRRGALIWAAVLAALVATTVSTWTGFRDSQTDTVTADLPDSMKKAFGITDLTDPAGFMDSNLFSLLLPLLLICVAVSWTNSLTTADEDAGRLEMELAQPVTRTMVLLRRFATAVALQIALGVAVLVVLLPSMAGLDLDVPMGRVVAATGAVVLLGVVHGAVLYAAAGLGAQRGTALGLAAGVAVFGYVAHALLPLSDALESVRVISPWQWLLGDGPVQEGVPVAGTAVSLAVVALLITVGTVAANRRDIRGA; encoded by the coding sequence ATGAGCGCGCGCGGTGAGGTGGTGGTGTACACCGCTCGACGGCTGAGGCGGGGTGCGCTGATCTGGGCGGCCGTGCTGGCGGCGCTGGTCGCGACGACGGTCTCCACCTGGACGGGCTTTCGGGACTCGCAGACCGATACGGTCACCGCGGACCTGCCGGACTCGATGAAGAAGGCCTTCGGCATCACCGATCTGACGGATCCGGCCGGGTTCATGGACTCCAACCTCTTCTCGCTGCTGCTGCCGCTGCTGCTGATCTGTGTCGCCGTGTCCTGGACGAACTCGCTCACCACGGCGGATGAGGACGCGGGGCGGCTGGAGATGGAACTCGCACAGCCCGTCACCCGGACGATGGTGCTGCTGCGCCGGTTCGCCACCGCGGTGGCGTTGCAGATCGCACTGGGGGTGGCCGTCCTTGTGGTGCTGCTGCCGTCGATGGCCGGGCTTGACCTGGATGTGCCGATGGGCCGGGTGGTCGCCGCCACAGGAGCGGTCGTCCTGCTGGGCGTGGTGCATGGCGCCGTGCTGTACGCGGCCGCCGGGCTGGGGGCGCAGCGCGGCACGGCGCTCGGCCTGGCCGCGGGAGTCGCGGTATTCGGTTATGTGGCCCATGCGCTGTTGCCGCTCAGCGATGCGCTGGAGTCGGTGCGGGTGATATCTCCCTGGCAGTGGCTGCTGGGTGATGGCCCGGTACAGGAAGGTGTGCCGGTGGCCGGGACCGCGGTATCGCTGGCGGTTGTCGCGCTGCTGATTACCGTGGGTACGGTGGCCGCTAACCGCCGGGATATCCGCGGGGCGTGA
- a CDS encoding ArnT family glycosyltransferase: MPTAEPPPGRPSPLRAADPQSRARVPRPRQAVEATWAQRYIRPVSDSLRGVLAVRQSWRYWLRLLRLLLVLAAVTRIPSFQRPLWNPDEGFLATQARMLASGGTLYETVVDRKPPLLPWLYQGAFAVFGDQSLWPVKVLAVLAVAVTALLLASIARRRWGDRAGLTAGVLYVLASVGLNPEDGQAASFEIFMLPCTAAAMWCCDRRRWTAAGLAVAGAVLVKQTGGAVLLPVLFLLWRTVPGGWQRRRAVIQAGTGFVAPLLAVALGVGVTRCLFWTVTGSGSYATFSGSELHMLGRALGNTAIFAAGCAGLLAPLVTVLRRRLAHRRVLTPDLWLWLAASAVAVVAGFHFFGHYYLQLLPPLALLGTGALQLLAADWLRTAAICSAVTCTLFVGWGSNAGRGELHHAERLASAVQLRTEPDDEVFFWGMHPETYWLADRAPASRYLTAGLLTNFSGGRNGPMVGERFGVKGSWPTLMGELTASPPKLIVDDSRGKPYQPARMPRLRGFLKARYERVAVVDGAVIYARVDRP; encoded by the coding sequence ATGCCGACCGCTGAGCCGCCGCCGGGCAGGCCCTCACCCCTCCGCGCCGCTGATCCGCAGTCACGGGCGCGGGTGCCCCGGCCACGGCAGGCTGTCGAAGCGACCTGGGCGCAGCGGTACATACGTCCCGTATCCGATTCCCTGCGCGGTGTCCTCGCCGTCCGGCAGTCCTGGCGGTACTGGCTGCGGCTGCTGCGGCTGCTGCTGGTGCTGGCGGCGGTGACCCGGATTCCCTCCTTCCAGCGGCCGTTGTGGAATCCGGACGAGGGATTCCTCGCCACCCAGGCCCGGATGCTCGCCAGTGGCGGGACGCTCTACGAGACGGTCGTCGACCGCAAACCGCCCTTGCTGCCCTGGCTGTATCAGGGTGCCTTCGCGGTCTTCGGAGATCAGTCGCTGTGGCCGGTCAAGGTGCTGGCGGTGCTCGCCGTGGCGGTGACCGCCTTGCTGCTGGCCTCGATCGCCCGACGCCGCTGGGGCGATCGCGCCGGGCTGACGGCGGGCGTGCTCTACGTACTGGCGTCGGTCGGCCTCAATCCGGAGGACGGGCAGGCGGCGAGCTTTGAGATCTTTATGCTGCCCTGCACCGCGGCGGCGATGTGGTGCTGTGACCGCCGCCGCTGGACCGCGGCCGGACTCGCGGTCGCGGGTGCGGTCCTGGTCAAACAGACCGGCGGTGCGGTGCTGCTGCCCGTGCTCTTTCTGCTGTGGCGCACCGTGCCGGGTGGCTGGCAGCGGCGGCGGGCGGTGATCCAGGCCGGGACCGGTTTCGTGGCGCCGCTGCTGGCGGTCGCGCTGGGCGTCGGGGTGACGCGGTGTCTGTTCTGGACGGTCACCGGCTCCGGATCGTATGCCACGTTCAGCGGGTCCGAGCTCCATATGCTGGGCCGTGCGCTGGGCAACACCGCGATCTTCGCGGCGGGTTGTGCGGGGCTGCTGGCGCCACTGGTCACCGTACTGCGCCGCCGCCTCGCCCACCGCCGGGTTCTCACCCCGGATCTGTGGCTCTGGCTGGCAGCCTCCGCGGTGGCCGTGGTGGCCGGATTCCACTTCTTCGGCCACTACTACCTTCAGCTGCTGCCGCCGCTGGCCCTGCTGGGCACCGGCGCGCTCCAGCTGCTCGCCGCCGACTGGCTGCGTACGGCCGCCATCTGCTCGGCGGTGACCTGCACCCTCTTTGTGGGCTGGGGCAGCAACGCGGGCCGTGGCGAGCTCCATCATGCGGAGCGGCTGGCGAGCGCCGTGCAGCTGCGCACCGAGCCGGACGACGAGGTGTTCTTCTGGGGCATGCACCCGGAGACCTACTGGCTCGCCGACCGGGCACCGGCCTCGCGTTATCTGACGGCCGGACTGCTGACCAATTTCAGCGGCGGCCGCAACGGGCCCATGGTGGGGGAGCGCTTCGGCGTGAAGGGCTCCTGGCCGACGCTCATGGGGGAGCTGACCGCCAGCCCGCCCAAGCTGATTGTCGATGACTCCCGGGGCAAGCCCTACCAGCCCGCCCGGATGCCCCGGCTCCGGGGCTTCCTCAAGGCGCGCTACGAACGGGTCGCCGTGGTGGACGGCGCGGTCATCTACGCCCGCGTGGACCGCCCGTAG
- the dxs gene encoding 1-deoxy-D-xylulose-5-phosphate synthase has translation MALLTRITGPRDLDRLSPEQLDQLAREIRAFLVDAVAKTGGHLGPNLGVVELTIALHRVFDSPRDKVLFDTGHQSYVHKLLTGRRDFSRLRAKGGLSGYPSRAESEHDVIENSHASTVLGWADGIAKANELRGTGDHVVAVIGDGALTGGMAWEALNNIAAAKDRPLVIVVNDNERSYAPTIGGLANHLATLRTTDGYERFLARGKEMLNKTPVVGKPLYETLHGAKKGLKDFIAPQGLFEDLGLKYVGPIDGHDTAAVESALQRAKRFGGPVIVHCLTEKGRGYQPARQDEADQFHAVPVIHPDTGLPVSSSGADWTSVFGEEMVRLGREREDIVAITAAMMRPTGLHKFAEAFPDRVYDVGIAEQHGAVSAAGLATGGVHPVFAVYATFLNRAFDQVLMDVALHRCGVTFVLDRAGVTGSDGASHNGMWDMSILQVVPGLRLAAPRDADQLRAQLREAVEVDDAPTVVRYSKGAVGPAVPAVGRVGGMDVLREPTADRPDVLLVSVGALAPMCLEIADLLDKQGISTTVVDPRWVKPVDEALAPLADRHQVVVTVEDNSRAGGVGSAVAQALRDAGVDIPLRDFGIPPRFLDHASRKEVLAEIGLTAPDIARQVTGLVAKIDGRYANAGHAAATERETARD, from the coding sequence GTGGCTTTGCTGACCCGCATCACGGGACCGCGCGATCTTGACCGGCTCAGCCCGGAACAGCTGGACCAGCTGGCAAGAGAGATCCGGGCCTTCCTCGTCGATGCCGTCGCCAAGACCGGCGGACACCTCGGACCGAATCTGGGTGTGGTCGAGCTGACCATCGCCCTGCACCGGGTCTTCGACTCGCCCAGGGACAAGGTGCTCTTCGACACCGGCCATCAGAGCTACGTCCACAAGCTGCTCACCGGCCGCCGGGACTTCTCCCGGCTGCGCGCCAAGGGCGGACTCTCCGGGTATCCGTCCCGGGCCGAGTCCGAGCACGACGTCATTGAGAACAGCCACGCCTCCACCGTGCTGGGCTGGGCCGACGGCATCGCCAAGGCCAATGAGCTGCGCGGCACCGGTGACCACGTGGTCGCGGTCATCGGCGATGGCGCGCTCACCGGCGGTATGGCCTGGGAGGCGCTGAACAATATCGCCGCGGCCAAGGACCGCCCGCTGGTCATCGTCGTCAATGACAATGAGCGCTCCTACGCGCCCACCATCGGCGGACTGGCGAATCACCTCGCCACGCTCCGTACCACCGACGGCTACGAGCGCTTCCTCGCCCGCGGCAAGGAGATGCTCAACAAGACCCCGGTGGTCGGCAAGCCGCTCTACGAGACCCTGCACGGCGCCAAGAAGGGGCTGAAGGACTTCATCGCCCCGCAGGGTCTCTTCGAGGATCTGGGTCTCAAATACGTCGGCCCGATCGACGGTCATGACACCGCCGCCGTCGAGTCGGCGCTGCAGCGGGCCAAGCGCTTCGGCGGGCCGGTCATCGTGCACTGCCTCACCGAGAAGGGCCGGGGCTATCAGCCCGCCCGCCAGGACGAGGCCGACCAGTTCCACGCCGTGCCCGTCATCCATCCCGACACCGGGCTTCCGGTGTCTTCCTCGGGCGCCGACTGGACCTCCGTATTCGGCGAGGAGATGGTCAGGCTCGGCCGGGAGCGCGAGGACATCGTCGCCATCACCGCGGCGATGATGCGGCCGACCGGGCTGCACAAGTTCGCCGAGGCGTTCCCCGACCGGGTCTATGACGTGGGGATCGCCGAGCAGCATGGGGCGGTGTCAGCCGCGGGCCTGGCCACCGGCGGGGTGCACCCGGTCTTCGCCGTCTACGCCACGTTCCTGAACCGTGCCTTCGACCAGGTGCTGATGGATGTCGCCCTGCACAGGTGCGGGGTCACCTTCGTCCTCGACCGGGCGGGCGTCACCGGCTCCGACGGCGCCTCCCACAACGGCATGTGGGATATGTCGATCCTCCAGGTCGTCCCCGGGCTGCGGCTCGCCGCGCCGCGCGACGCCGACCAGCTCCGCGCCCAGCTGCGGGAGGCCGTCGAGGTGGATGACGCGCCGACGGTGGTGCGTTACTCCAAGGGCGCGGTCGGCCCGGCCGTCCCAGCGGTCGGCAGGGTCGGCGGCATGGATGTCCTGCGGGAGCCCACCGCGGACCGTCCCGATGTGCTGCTGGTCTCGGTCGGCGCGCTCGCCCCCATGTGTCTGGAGATCGCCGACCTGCTGGACAAGCAGGGCATTTCCACCACTGTGGTGGACCCGCGCTGGGTCAAGCCCGTCGATGAAGCGCTCGCCCCGCTCGCCGACCGGCACCAGGTCGTGGTCACGGTCGAGGACAACAGCCGAGCGGGCGGCGTTGGCTCCGCCGTCGCCCAGGCGCTGCGCGACGCGGGCGTCGACATCCCGCTGCGCGACTTCGGTATTCCGCCCCGCTTCCTTGACCACGCCTCCCGTAAGGAGGTGCTGGCCGAGATCGGGCTGACCGCGCCGGACATCGCCCGCCAGGTCACCGGCCTGGTCGCCAAGATCGACGGTCGCTATGCGAACGCCGGGCACGCTGCCGCCACCGAGCGGGAGACGGCCCGAGACTGA